A single genomic interval of Burkholderia sp. HI2500 harbors:
- a CDS encoding methyl-accepting chemotaxis protein, producing the protein MRNNQPVTQREFDFPDDATLMSTTDANSYITYANAAFIQVSGFSPEEIEGQPHNVVRHPDMPKEAFADMWATLKGGEPWTALVKNRRKNGDHYWVRANAIPVMRNGEPKGYMSVRTKATRDEIAAAEALYKAFREGQAGNRHFHKGLIVRKGVAGFTSLFQTMSVRARLHASLCVLAPVVVAGGWACGLAGGGLAAFAAVTAGAAAAAGLWLDAQIARPLMQLRDEALRVATGESRRGVRMNRVDEIGMTLRTINQLGLMFRWLVDDVSEQVLNVQRASNEIAQGNNDLSARTEQASTSVQQTAASMAEMTATVSSNAETALQANQLSVSASEAAGRGGQAVSEVVTTMNDITASSRKISDIIGVIDGIAFQTNILALNAAVEAARAGDQGRGFAVVAGEVRALAQRSANAAKEIKTLIGASVERVESGARIVDGAGKTMEDIVTQVKRVSDLIAEISSSTAEQSTGVAQVDQAVVHLDNITQQNAALVEQSTAASESLKQQASRLVEAVNVFR; encoded by the coding sequence ATGCGCAACAACCAGCCCGTCACGCAACGCGAATTCGATTTTCCCGATGACGCGACGCTGATGTCGACCACCGACGCGAACAGCTACATCACCTACGCGAACGCGGCCTTCATCCAGGTCAGCGGATTTTCCCCCGAAGAGATCGAAGGCCAGCCGCACAACGTCGTGCGGCATCCGGACATGCCGAAGGAGGCGTTCGCCGACATGTGGGCGACGCTCAAGGGCGGCGAGCCGTGGACCGCGCTCGTGAAGAACCGCCGCAAGAACGGCGATCACTACTGGGTGCGCGCGAATGCGATTCCGGTGATGCGCAACGGCGAGCCGAAGGGCTACATGTCGGTGCGCACGAAGGCGACGCGCGACGAGATCGCGGCCGCGGAGGCGCTCTACAAGGCATTCCGCGAAGGGCAAGCCGGCAACCGGCATTTTCACAAGGGGCTGATCGTCCGCAAGGGCGTGGCCGGCTTCACGTCGCTGTTCCAGACGATGTCGGTGCGTGCGCGGCTCCATGCGTCGCTGTGCGTGCTCGCGCCGGTCGTGGTGGCCGGCGGCTGGGCGTGCGGGCTGGCCGGCGGCGGGCTCGCCGCGTTCGCGGCGGTGACGGCCGGCGCTGCGGCTGCTGCGGGGCTGTGGCTCGATGCGCAGATTGCGCGCCCGCTCATGCAGTTGCGCGACGAGGCGCTGCGCGTGGCGACCGGCGAAAGCCGCCGCGGCGTGCGGATGAACCGGGTCGACGAGATCGGCATGACGCTGCGCACGATCAACCAGCTCGGGCTGATGTTCCGCTGGCTCGTCGACGACGTCAGCGAGCAGGTGCTGAACGTGCAGCGTGCGAGCAACGAGATCGCGCAGGGCAACAACGACCTGAGCGCGCGCACCGAGCAGGCGTCGACGAGCGTGCAGCAGACGGCCGCGTCGATGGCCGAGATGACGGCGACCGTGTCGAGCAATGCGGAGACGGCGCTGCAGGCGAACCAGTTGTCGGTGTCCGCGAGCGAAGCGGCGGGGCGCGGCGGGCAGGCGGTGAGCGAGGTCGTCACGACGATGAACGACATCACGGCCAGCTCGCGCAAGATCTCGGACATCATCGGCGTAATCGACGGCATCGCGTTCCAGACCAACATCCTTGCGCTGAACGCGGCGGTGGAGGCGGCGCGGGCCGGCGATCAGGGGCGTGGTTTCGCGGTGGTTGCGGGCGAGGTGCGGGCACTCGCGCAGCGCAGCGCGAACGCGGCGAAGGAGATCAAGACGCTGATCGGCGCGAGCGTCGAGCGCGTCGAATCGGGCGCACGGATCGTCGATGGCGCTGGCAAGACGATGGAGGACATCGTCACGCAGGTGAAGCGCGTGTCGGACCTGATCGCGGAGATCAGCTCATCGACGGCGGAGCAGAGCACGGGGGTTGCGCAGGTCGACCAGGCGGTCGTGCACCTGGACAACATCACGCAGCAGAACGCGGCGCTGGTCGAGCAGAGCACGGCGGCGTCGGAGAGCCTGAAGCAGCAGGCGTCGCGGCTGGTGGAGGCGGTGAACGTGTTCCGGTGA
- a CDS encoding TerD family protein, whose translation MAVSLSKGGNVSLSKEAPGLSEIVVGLGWDPRVTDGTEFDLDASIFVTGENGKVLSDASFIFYNNKKSADGSIEHLGDNRSGQGDGDDEQVNVKLAGLAADVKKLVFAVTIHDAEARKQSFGQVSNAYIRVVNKADSKEIARYDLSEDASTETAMIFGELYRHNDEFKFKAIGQGFTGGLKPLAEAHGVSIG comes from the coding sequence ATGGCTGTCAGTCTGTCCAAAGGCGGTAACGTCTCCCTGTCGAAAGAGGCCCCGGGCCTGAGCGAAATCGTCGTCGGCCTGGGCTGGGACCCGCGCGTCACCGACGGCACCGAGTTCGACCTCGACGCCTCGATCTTCGTCACCGGTGAAAACGGCAAAGTCCTGAGCGACGCCAGCTTCATCTTCTACAACAACAAGAAGTCCGCCGACGGTTCCATCGAGCACCTGGGCGACAACCGTTCCGGCCAGGGCGACGGCGACGACGAGCAGGTCAACGTGAAGCTGGCCGGTCTGGCGGCCGACGTGAAGAAGCTGGTCTTCGCCGTCACGATTCACGACGCAGAAGCCCGCAAGCAGTCGTTCGGTCAAGTCAGCAACGCCTATATCCGCGTCGTCAACAAGGCCGACAGCAAGGAAATCGCCCGCTACGACCTGTCCGAAGACGCATCCACCGAAACCGCCATGATCTTCGGCGAGCTGTATCGCCACAACGACGAGTTCAAGTTCAAGGCGATCGGACAAGGTTTCACGGGTGGCCTGAAGCCTCTGGCAGAAGCTCACGGGGTGAGCATCGGTTAA
- a CDS encoding TerD family protein, with protein MALTLQKGGNLSLSKADPSLTRILVGLGWDPRATDGAEFDLDASAFLLGANGKVRGEADFIFYNQLRSQDGSVEHTGDNRTGAGDGDDEVIKVDLSRVPADIDKIAFTVTIHDAEARKQNFGQVSNSFIRVVNETSGAEVVRYDLAEDASTETAMIFAELYRSSGEWKFRAVGQGYAGGLRALANGYGMNF; from the coding sequence ATGGCACTGACTCTTCAAAAAGGCGGCAACCTCTCCCTGTCCAAAGCCGACCCGAGCCTGACCCGAATCCTGGTTGGCCTGGGCTGGGACCCGCGCGCGACCGATGGCGCCGAGTTCGATCTGGACGCCAGCGCGTTCCTGCTGGGGGCCAACGGCAAAGTCCGCGGTGAAGCCGACTTCATCTTCTACAACCAGTTGCGCAGCCAGGACGGCTCCGTCGAGCATACCGGCGACAACCGCACCGGCGCGGGCGACGGCGACGACGAAGTCATCAAGGTCGACCTGAGCCGCGTTCCGGCCGACATCGACAAGATCGCCTTCACGGTCACCATCCACGACGCGGAAGCGCGCAAGCAGAACTTCGGCCAGGTCAGCAATTCGTTCATCCGCGTCGTGAACGAGACCTCCGGTGCCGAGGTGGTCCGCTACGACCTGGCGGAAGACGCCTCCACCGAAACCGCGATGATCTTCGCGGAGTTGTACCGCAGCAGCGGCGAGTGGAAATTCCGCGCCGTTGGCCAAGGCTACGCCGGCGGCCTGCGTGCCCTGGCCAACGGCTACGGCATGAACTTCTGA
- a CDS encoding TerC/Alx family metal homeostasis membrane protein, with amino-acid sequence METTHIGFPPLTMAVFIGLALAALVLDMVTHRDDKPITLARASIWSVFWVAISVAFAGFLYVQHGAEVASLFLTGYALEKVLSVDNLFVFMAIFAWFKVPDGMRHRILHWGIIGAIVFRGVFVVIGTGLLAFGPWVEIAFALIVAWTAVMMLKGGDDDDEAKDYSQHLACRFAKKLFPVWPRLHGHKFFVSRKQLEAEARTAERDMSLAAKGGLFATPLFLCLVVIEVSDVLFAFDSVPAVIAVSREPLIVYSAMLFAILGLRTLYFVLEALKRYVVHLEKAVVVLLFFIAAKLGLNATDHLFHHGISISPNTSLLIVMAVLAIGILASVIFPNKEDAQAENQ; translated from the coding sequence GTGGAAACGACACACATTGGCTTCCCGCCGTTGACCATGGCGGTATTCATCGGCCTGGCGCTGGCCGCCCTGGTGCTGGACATGGTGACCCACCGCGACGACAAGCCGATCACCCTCGCCCGGGCGTCCATCTGGTCGGTATTCTGGGTGGCCATCTCCGTTGCATTCGCCGGCTTCCTGTACGTGCAGCACGGCGCGGAAGTGGCCAGCCTGTTCCTGACCGGTTATGCGCTGGAGAAGGTCCTCTCCGTCGACAACCTGTTCGTCTTCATGGCGATCTTCGCGTGGTTCAAGGTCCCGGACGGCATGCGTCACCGCATCCTGCACTGGGGCATCATCGGGGCCATCGTGTTCCGCGGTGTCTTTGTCGTCATCGGTACCGGCCTGCTGGCATTCGGCCCATGGGTCGAGATCGCCTTCGCGCTGATCGTGGCGTGGACCGCCGTCATGATGCTCAAGGGCGGTGACGACGATGACGAGGCGAAGGACTACTCGCAGCATCTTGCTTGCCGCTTCGCGAAAAAGCTCTTCCCCGTATGGCCCAGGCTGCACGGCCACAAATTTTTCGTGAGCCGCAAGCAGCTCGAGGCGGAAGCACGGACGGCCGAGCGGGACATGAGCCTGGCGGCCAAAGGCGGCCTGTTCGCTACGCCGCTGTTCCTCTGCCTGGTCGTGATCGAAGTGTCCGACGTCCTGTTCGCGTTCGACTCGGTCCCCGCGGTCATCGCAGTCAGCCGTGAACCGCTGATCGTCTACTCGGCGATGCTGTTCGCCATTCTTGGCCTTCGCACGCTGTATTTCGTGCTGGAAGCGCTGAAGCGCTACGTGGTGCATCTGGAAAAGGCCGTGGTCGTCTTGCTGTTCTTCATCGCGGCGAAGCTGGGCTTGAACGCGACCGACCATCTGTTCCACCACGGTATCAGCATCTCCCCGAACACCAGCCTGCTCATCGTCATGGCGGTCCTGGCAATCGGAATCCTGGCCAGCGTGATCTTCCCGAACAAGGAAGACGCGCAAGCCGAAAATCAGTAA
- a CDS encoding tellurite resistance TerB family protein, with product MLDWLKTNAAKARETLTIEVAKFKNRTFMEATANACALISAADGEIKSEEKLKMVGFINNSPELKVFNLSDVIAVFNDACGKFEFDFQIGQAEALKAIGKIKGKDGEARLLVRVACAIGASDGHFDDKEKAACRLICLELGLNPVDFEL from the coding sequence ATGCTCGACTGGCTGAAAACCAACGCGGCCAAAGCCCGCGAAACCTTGACCATCGAAGTCGCCAAATTCAAGAACCGGACGTTCATGGAGGCGACCGCCAATGCTTGCGCGCTGATCTCCGCCGCGGATGGCGAGATCAAATCCGAAGAGAAGCTGAAGATGGTCGGCTTCATCAACAATTCCCCGGAATTGAAGGTCTTCAACCTGAGCGACGTGATCGCGGTGTTCAACGACGCCTGCGGCAAGTTCGAATTCGATTTCCAGATCGGCCAGGCCGAGGCGCTGAAGGCCATCGGCAAGATCAAGGGCAAGGACGGCGAAGCACGCTTGCTGGTGCGTGTGGCCTGTGCCATTGGCGCATCCGACGGTCATTTCGACGACAAGGAAAAAGCAGCTTGCCGCCTGATTTGCCTCGAGCTCGGCTTGAACCCGGTTGACTTCGAACTGTAG
- a CDS encoding TerD family protein: MTTLVPGGNAPVATGQLRVDINYAPIPGAEIDISAFALTAAAKVRGDGDMCFYGQTSVLGGAVQLTATTAGRATFTVDLARIDPAVEKVALTATIHENKATFDRVSMLALAVTGGIEAQIPTAGMNETALILGEFYRRQDAWKFRCVAQGFAGGLEPLARHFGVDVAAPSGSPTQSPPAPAPAPVPAPALAPAPPGAPTSTIRLSKVTLDKSRPSISLEKSAAGFGEIKVNLNWNQGTSGLLGGFLGKRGAIDLDLGCLFEMQDGFKGAVQALGKRFGDLREAPYIQLMGDDRTGSVADGEWLRINGQQWNKIERILIFAFIYDGAPNWKATDGVVTIFVPGQSDIEVRMNEEGGRHGMCAIALLENVNGAVKVSRRVDFHPGHEEMDRAYGWGMRWKAGSK, translated from the coding sequence ATGACGACACTGGTACCTGGCGGCAATGCACCGGTGGCCACCGGTCAATTGCGCGTGGACATCAACTACGCGCCGATTCCAGGCGCGGAGATCGATATCTCCGCATTCGCGCTCACCGCTGCGGCGAAAGTCCGGGGCGATGGCGACATGTGCTTCTACGGCCAAACCAGCGTCCTGGGCGGCGCGGTTCAGCTGACCGCCACGACGGCCGGCCGGGCAACGTTCACCGTGGATCTCGCCCGGATCGACCCTGCCGTCGAGAAAGTCGCGCTCACCGCGACCATCCATGAGAACAAGGCGACCTTCGATCGCGTTTCGATGCTGGCGCTGGCCGTGACGGGCGGGATCGAGGCGCAGATCCCGACTGCCGGGATGAATGAGACTGCACTGATCCTCGGGGAGTTTTACCGCCGTCAGGACGCATGGAAGTTCCGCTGTGTCGCACAAGGCTTTGCCGGCGGCCTGGAGCCGCTGGCCAGGCACTTCGGCGTCGACGTTGCCGCGCCTTCCGGTAGCCCGACACAGAGCCCTCCCGCGCCGGCTCCGGCGCCCGTACCAGCGCCCGCGCTCGCACCGGCCCCGCCTGGCGCACCGACGTCCACGATCCGGCTCAGCAAAGTCACGCTCGACAAATCACGCCCCAGCATCAGTCTGGAGAAGTCCGCTGCCGGCTTCGGTGAAATCAAGGTGAACCTCAACTGGAACCAGGGTACGAGTGGCCTGCTCGGCGGCTTCCTGGGAAAACGCGGCGCCATCGATCTGGACCTGGGTTGCCTGTTCGAAATGCAGGACGGATTCAAAGGGGCCGTGCAGGCGCTCGGCAAGCGTTTCGGCGATCTGCGGGAGGCACCCTACATCCAGCTGATGGGAGATGACCGCACCGGCTCGGTTGCCGATGGCGAGTGGCTTCGCATCAATGGGCAACAGTGGAACAAGATCGAACGCATCCTGATTTTCGCGTTCATCTACGACGGCGCGCCGAACTGGAAGGCAACGGATGGTGTCGTCACCATTTTCGTGCCCGGCCAGTCCGACATCGAAGTTCGCATGAACGAGGAGGGCGGCCGCCACGGCATGTGCGCGATTGCCCTGCTTGAAAACGTGAACGGGGCCGTCAAGGTCTCTCGTCGAGTCGACTTCCATCCCGGACACGAGGAAATGGATCGTGCCTACGGCTGGGGAATGCGCTGGAAAGCAGGCTCCAAGTAA
- a CDS encoding TerD family protein, with amino-acid sequence MALTLSKNQSISLEKTAGRGLTSISLGLGWDPVKPSGFFSKMLGGGSNDIDLDASCILLDGDMKSVDLVWFRQLASRDGAIEHSGDNLTGEGDGDDETIHVDLLRLPGTIQHLVFTVNSFRGQTFDQVENAYCRILDDAQDKELARFNLAEKGRHTGVVMASLSRGGGGWEFKAIGQSTHGRTADDLVNLAIQAVRA; translated from the coding sequence ATGGCACTCACCCTGAGCAAGAATCAGAGCATCTCGCTGGAAAAAACCGCGGGCCGTGGCTTGACCTCGATTAGTCTGGGCCTGGGTTGGGACCCGGTAAAGCCCAGCGGCTTCTTCTCCAAGATGCTGGGCGGCGGCAGCAACGACATCGACCTCGATGCGTCCTGCATCCTGCTGGACGGCGACATGAAATCCGTCGACCTGGTCTGGTTCCGACAACTGGCATCCAGGGACGGCGCCATCGAGCACTCCGGCGACAACCTGACGGGTGAAGGCGATGGCGACGATGAAACCATCCACGTCGACCTGCTGCGCCTGCCGGGCACCATCCAGCACCTGGTGTTCACCGTGAACAGCTTCCGCGGACAGACGTTCGACCAAGTCGAAAACGCCTACTGCCGCATCCTCGACGACGCCCAAGACAAGGAGCTGGCGCGCTTCAACCTCGCAGAGAAGGGCCGCCACACTGGTGTTGTCATGGCCAGCCTCAGCCGTGGCGGCGGCGGCTGGGAATTCAAGGCGATCGGCCAGTCCACCCACGGCCGCACCGCGGACGATCTCGTCAATCTGGCGATTCAGGCGGTGCGAGCATGA
- a CDS encoding HpcH/HpaI aldolase/citrate lyase family protein: MIKTLSPFALGATLYMPATRSDILDVVSGTRFPELRSLVVCLEDAVAAIDVDSALVNLRALLMNIDARGGRVESGPLLFVRPRDAAMAAVLNDWPLMKHVDGFVVPKLTLRSLSSWENAVSHPDLYLMPTLETADVYDPGAMVELGSALKANLNRRIIALRIGGNDLMGCLGLRRNPATTLYRTPLSYVIPMLAGIMGAQGFALTAPVFEQLATPHLLNEELELDIAHGLVGKTAIHPSQIRIIQEALRVSLEDFNCATLIVNDAAPAVFKHNDAMCEPATHYKWAVNILERAKWHGVKPTAPSNGEHGVRLAEAG; this comes from the coding sequence TTGATTAAAACCCTCTCTCCGTTCGCCCTCGGCGCGACGCTGTACATGCCGGCCACCCGCAGCGACATTCTGGATGTGGTTTCCGGCACCCGATTCCCTGAGCTGCGCTCGCTGGTGGTCTGTCTGGAAGACGCGGTGGCGGCAATCGACGTCGACAGCGCGCTGGTGAACCTGCGGGCCCTCCTCATGAATATCGACGCCCGGGGCGGGCGCGTCGAATCCGGTCCCTTGCTGTTCGTTCGGCCACGTGATGCCGCGATGGCGGCGGTGCTGAACGACTGGCCGCTGATGAAGCACGTCGACGGGTTCGTCGTACCCAAGTTGACCCTGCGGTCCCTTTCGTCGTGGGAGAACGCGGTCAGTCATCCTGACCTGTACCTCATGCCGACACTGGAGACGGCCGACGTTTACGACCCGGGCGCAATGGTGGAGCTTGGCTCGGCCCTGAAGGCGAACCTGAACCGACGCATCATCGCGCTGCGCATCGGCGGCAACGACCTGATGGGTTGTCTTGGTCTGCGGCGCAATCCGGCCACCACGCTCTACCGCACGCCTCTCAGCTACGTGATTCCCATGCTTGCCGGAATCATGGGGGCGCAGGGATTTGCCCTGACCGCGCCCGTCTTCGAGCAACTCGCCACGCCCCATCTCCTGAACGAGGAACTGGAACTGGACATCGCTCATGGCCTGGTCGGGAAGACGGCCATTCATCCGAGCCAGATCCGCATCATCCAGGAGGCGCTGCGCGTGAGCCTCGAAGACTTCAACTGCGCCACGCTGATCGTCAACGATGCGGCCCCTGCCGTTTTCAAGCACAACGACGCGATGTGCGAGCCGGCAACCCACTACAAGTGGGCGGTCAACATCCTCGAACGCGCCAAGTGGCACGGCGTGAAGCCCACCGCCCCGAGCAATGGCGAGCATGGCGTTCGACTGGCGGAGGCCGGCTGA
- a CDS encoding cysteine protease StiP domain-containing protein: MGNRLASLNTVGSGSYAPDDVHVLLQHVRMSVTDVEEKERLIQTNQKHYSEMIGLEQAPSDVHQRLYARALVQNGARMASEVQSLALALNAACTGPGIALVSFVRAGLPLGVLLRRALVEMGRDARHYGISIIRDRGIDTVALEAIIRLHGAENIVFVDGWTGKGAISGELARTLADDTRFPEGPRLVVLADPCGRAWLAASAQDWTIPSGILGATVSGLVSRSIWPAQGGLHGCVVYEHLREHDVTRAFIDRIDAERRALAGARPAAPWTNDQRRTLQASADDVVSALATRFDIGNLNRVKPGIAEATRAVLRRVPDRVLVRDRDDSDVQLLLHLTERAGVTVEEAGADLGPYCAVTIIRSAN, from the coding sequence ATGGGTAATCGCCTCGCGAGCCTGAACACCGTCGGCAGCGGCAGCTATGCCCCCGACGATGTGCACGTCCTGCTGCAACACGTGCGGATGAGCGTCACCGACGTCGAGGAGAAGGAACGTCTGATCCAGACGAATCAAAAACACTACTCGGAAATGATCGGCCTCGAGCAGGCGCCCAGCGACGTGCACCAGCGCCTTTACGCCCGCGCGCTGGTGCAGAACGGCGCCCGCATGGCTTCGGAGGTGCAGTCCCTGGCGCTGGCGCTGAATGCCGCTTGCACCGGGCCGGGCATCGCGTTGGTCTCGTTTGTGCGCGCGGGCCTGCCGCTTGGCGTGCTGCTGCGCCGGGCACTCGTGGAGATGGGGCGCGACGCCCGCCACTACGGGATCAGCATCATTCGCGATCGCGGGATCGACACGGTTGCGCTGGAAGCCATCATCCGGCTGCATGGCGCCGAAAACATCGTCTTCGTCGACGGCTGGACCGGCAAAGGTGCCATTTCCGGCGAGCTCGCACGGACCCTCGCGGACGACACGCGCTTCCCTGAAGGTCCGCGCCTCGTGGTTCTGGCGGATCCTTGCGGCCGCGCGTGGCTGGCTGCCTCCGCGCAAGACTGGACCATTCCGTCCGGCATTCTCGGTGCAACCGTTTCCGGGCTGGTGTCCCGCTCCATCTGGCCGGCTCAAGGCGGCCTGCATGGTTGCGTGGTCTACGAACACCTGCGCGAACACGATGTCACGCGCGCGTTCATCGACAGGATCGACGCCGAACGTCGGGCGCTGGCAGGCGCCCGGCCTGCCGCTCCATGGACCAACGATCAGCGACGGACGCTCCAGGCGTCCGCGGACGACGTGGTGTCCGCGCTGGCAACCCGCTTCGACATCGGCAACCTGAACCGCGTGAAACCGGGTATCGCCGAGGCAACCCGAGCGGTCCTGCGCCGTGTGCCGGATCGCGTGCTGGTACGTGACCGCGATGACAGCGATGTTCAGTTGCTGCTGCATCTCACCGAACGCGCGGGCGTGACCGTGGAGGAAGCTGGCGCCGATCTGGGGCCGTACTGCGCGGTCACCATCATTCGGAGCGCGAATTGA
- a CDS encoding trehalose phosphatase, which yields MSGNRPLAFVDLDDTLFQTARKMAEGVPRTAATLDVHGQPNGFMDPVQHAFITWLLATADVVPVTARSVEAYGRVMLPFTEGAICSHGGVMLRPDGLRDRSWHGRMVEVLQGVQERLPALCEATLAIGEELGYSLRGWVVEEEGLRHYVVIKHNASDDAVLAEVLAGVRSRRMVDGMHVHANGNNLAFLPTGLAKRAAVQEWLRRDREIHGERPVLGFGDSITDLGYMDLCHMWATPARSQLANWVTGTIHG from the coding sequence ATGAGCGGTAACCGCCCCCTGGCATTCGTCGACCTCGACGACACCCTGTTCCAGACCGCCCGCAAGATGGCGGAAGGCGTCCCGCGCACGGCGGCCACGCTGGACGTGCACGGTCAGCCAAACGGCTTCATGGACCCGGTCCAGCACGCGTTCATCACGTGGCTGCTCGCCACCGCCGACGTCGTTCCGGTCACCGCGCGCAGCGTGGAGGCATACGGCCGCGTCATGCTTCCCTTCACCGAAGGCGCAATCTGCTCGCACGGCGGCGTCATGCTCCGCCCCGACGGGTTACGCGATCGAAGCTGGCACGGGCGAATGGTCGAGGTTCTCCAGGGCGTTCAGGAGCGACTGCCGGCACTGTGCGAGGCCACGCTGGCGATCGGCGAGGAACTCGGCTACTCACTCCGCGGCTGGGTCGTGGAAGAAGAAGGCTTGCGCCACTACGTGGTGATCAAGCACAACGCGTCCGACGACGCGGTGCTCGCCGAGGTGCTGGCCGGAGTGCGGTCCCGGCGCATGGTGGACGGCATGCACGTTCATGCCAACGGCAACAACCTCGCCTTCCTGCCAACGGGGCTGGCCAAGCGCGCGGCGGTTCAGGAATGGTTGCGCCGCGACCGTGAGATCCACGGCGAGCGACCGGTCCTGGGCTTCGGCGACAGCATCACCGATCTCGGGTACATGGATCTCTGCCACATGTGGGCGACACCGGCGCGCAGCCAGCTTGCGAATTGGGTGACGGGGACGATCCATGGGTAA
- a CDS encoding phosphoribosyltransferase domain-containing protein encodes MESHVGPTCLRAQLKRGLLEIRVDTAALPPANLFGFAERRNPKRAFLFVSKVLGRHIPVRPSIVAASFERLAAGIPADLPGPVLVIGMAETAVGLGAGVHRAYRAGRADSVYLTSTRHPLGTRVFARFEEEHSHASAHLIHLPVDPEIRDLMLKARSLILVDDEASTGKTFLNLHRALVAAGLSNVERVVTCVLTDWTAGAARHAIGEPVTAVSLLTGAYQFHEDQSAPLPDMPNVGTVSMGEWPLSPRNDWGRLGVREVDDTLAPDVQVQPGEKVIVVGTGEFVWRPFLLAERLERSGADVHFSSTTRSPIALGHAIEHALSFPDNYGLGMPNFLYNVKPGQFDRVLICTETPAQALPVELVDALNAEVIVDER; translated from the coding sequence ATGGAAAGCCACGTAGGACCAACGTGCCTGCGCGCCCAACTCAAGCGGGGGCTGCTCGAGATCAGAGTCGACACCGCCGCGCTGCCTCCCGCGAACCTGTTCGGTTTCGCGGAGCGCCGGAATCCCAAGCGAGCCTTCCTCTTCGTATCCAAGGTCCTGGGCCGTCACATCCCGGTACGCCCGTCGATCGTGGCGGCCAGCTTCGAGCGCCTGGCGGCCGGCATTCCGGCGGACCTGCCTGGGCCGGTACTGGTGATCGGCATGGCCGAAACCGCGGTGGGCCTCGGTGCCGGGGTGCACCGCGCCTATCGTGCGGGCCGCGCTGACAGCGTGTACCTCACCAGTACCCGGCATCCGCTGGGTACCCGCGTCTTTGCTCGATTCGAGGAAGAACACAGCCATGCGAGCGCTCATCTGATCCACTTGCCGGTCGATCCCGAGATTCGTGACCTGATGCTGAAGGCTCGATCGCTGATCCTGGTGGACGACGAAGCCTCCACCGGCAAGACCTTCCTGAACCTGCACCGCGCACTGGTCGCAGCAGGCCTGAGCAACGTCGAGCGAGTGGTCACCTGCGTCCTGACGGACTGGACTGCCGGTGCCGCGCGTCACGCGATCGGGGAACCGGTCACCGCGGTATCGCTGCTGACCGGCGCCTACCAGTTCCACGAGGATCAGTCCGCGCCCCTCCCGGACATGCCGAACGTCGGCACCGTTTCCATGGGCGAATGGCCGCTCTCGCCCCGCAACGACTGGGGACGTCTGGGCGTCCGGGAGGTGGACGACACGCTTGCGCCGGACGTTCAGGTCCAGCCCGGCGAGAAAGTCATTGTCGTCGGTACCGGCGAGTTCGTCTGGCGTCCTTTTCTGCTGGCGGAACGCCTGGAGCGATCTGGCGCGGATGTCCACTTCAGCTCGACCACGCGGTCCCCCATCGCCCTGGGCCACGCGATCGAGCACGCGCTGTCGTTCCCCGACAACTACGGCCTCGGTATGCCGAACTTCCTCTACAACGTGAAGCCCGGCCAGTTCGACCGGGTCCTGATCTGCACGGAAACGCCCGCTCAGGCACTCCCCGTGGAACTCGTCGATGCACTGAACGCAGAGGTGATTGTCGATGAGCGGTAA